Proteins from one Bradyrhizobium amphicarpaeae genomic window:
- a CDS encoding FAD-binding oxidoreductase, translated as MPAAFPSSDPAIPTAPLTAEMRDALRAIVGEKGLIEDEHGKRPFVTDWRGLLVGGAGAVVRPGSTEEVAKVVRLCHQHGIAIVPQGGNTGLMGGATPWPAHTGIVLSLGRMNRVLDVDPVGYTMTVEAGCVLQTLQETASRHDRFLPLSLGAQGSCMIGGNLSTNAGGVQVLRYGNARNLVLGLEVVLPSGEVWDGLRALKKDNTGYDLKHLFMGAEGTLGIITKAVLKLWPAPKDVCTAWLAIRDPRAALEILSEAHSASEDNVGSCELMSRAAVDMVLRHIPGTQDPLKADTPWYLLLEWSSARARQDGAEGMSEKMEQFLADQLEAGRVLDAVIAQTGNQSRNMWRIRESVAEASRAEGPGMSFDISVAISSIPEFIARGLEAALDILPTIRPYPLGHIGDGNLHFSFMGPSGMDQQTLAQYKGAITRAVNDLVTSLGGSISAEHGIGIDKLDELSHYRSKTELDIMRTIKRALDPQNIMNPGKVLRL; from the coding sequence ATGCCGGCTGCCTTCCCGTCGTCCGATCCCGCCATTCCGACCGCTCCCTTGACCGCCGAGATGCGCGATGCGTTGCGCGCAATCGTGGGTGAGAAGGGCCTCATCGAGGACGAGCACGGCAAGCGGCCGTTCGTGACGGATTGGCGGGGATTGCTGGTGGGCGGTGCCGGCGCCGTCGTCCGGCCCGGCAGCACAGAGGAAGTCGCGAAAGTGGTCCGGCTTTGCCATCAGCACGGCATCGCCATCGTGCCGCAGGGTGGCAACACCGGCCTGATGGGTGGGGCCACGCCGTGGCCCGCGCACACCGGCATCGTGCTGTCGCTCGGCCGCATGAACCGCGTGCTGGACGTCGATCCCGTCGGCTACACCATGACGGTCGAGGCCGGCTGCGTGCTGCAGACGCTGCAGGAGACGGCAAGCCGGCACGACAGGTTCCTGCCGCTCAGCCTCGGCGCCCAGGGCTCGTGCATGATCGGCGGCAATTTGTCGACCAATGCCGGCGGCGTGCAGGTGCTGCGCTATGGCAATGCCCGCAATCTCGTGCTGGGGCTCGAGGTCGTGCTGCCCAGCGGCGAGGTCTGGGACGGATTGCGTGCGCTGAAGAAGGACAACACCGGCTACGACCTCAAGCACCTCTTCATGGGGGCCGAAGGCACGCTCGGCATCATCACCAAGGCCGTGCTCAAGCTGTGGCCGGCGCCCAAGGACGTCTGCACCGCGTGGCTGGCGATCCGCGACCCCCGCGCGGCGCTGGAGATCCTGTCGGAAGCCCATAGCGCGTCAGAGGACAATGTCGGCTCCTGCGAGTTGATGAGCCGCGCCGCAGTGGACATGGTGCTTCGGCACATTCCCGGCACGCAGGATCCGCTGAAGGCGGACACGCCTTGGTACCTGCTGCTGGAATGGTCGTCCGCGCGGGCGCGCCAGGACGGCGCGGAGGGCATGTCCGAGAAGATGGAGCAGTTTCTCGCCGATCAACTCGAGGCCGGCCGCGTGCTCGATGCGGTGATCGCCCAGACCGGAAACCAGTCGCGCAACATGTGGCGCATCAGGGAAAGCGTTGCCGAAGCCTCACGGGCCGAGGGACCGGGGATGAGCTTCGACATTTCGGTCGCCATCTCCAGCATTCCGGAGTTCATCGCGCGTGGGCTCGAGGCCGCGCTCGACATTCTCCCGACCATCCGGCCCTACCCGTTGGGACACATCGGCGACGGCAATCTGCATTTCTCGTTCATGGGGCCATCAGGAATGGACCAGCAGACGCTGGCGCAATACAAGGGCGCCATCACGCGCGCGGTGAACGACCTCGTCACCTCCCTGGGCGGCTCGATCTCCGCCGAGCACGGCATCGGCATCGACAAGCTCGACGAGCTCAGCCACTACCGCTCGAAGACCGAGCTCGACATCATGCGGACCATCAAGCGCGCTCTCGATCCGCAGAATATCATGAATCCCGGCAAAGTGCTGCGGCTGTAG
- a CDS encoding MFS transporter, translated as MISNWLAAALSRRNIHYGWVMVGVTFLTALISAGTVGAPGVFIIPLQKEFGWSTAEISSALSIRFILFGLMAPFAAALLNRYGLRNVTLLAQLIVVSALLASLGMTQVWQLVALWGVVIGIGTGMTALVLGATIATRWFAARRGLVVGILTASVATGQLVFLPLLASLTERYGWRLALGFVCIALGVSALGVLLVMRDRPSDVGLRPFGDEGTEPLPAPPVSHGSITGVALGTLRDASKSRAFWILFATFFVCGASTNGLVQVHLIPMCLDFGIPQVQAASLLAAMGIFDFFGTIMSGWLSDRYDNRYLLFWYYGLRGLSLIFLPFSDFSFYGLSIFAMFYGLDWIATVPPTVRLTAQKFGPERANLVFGWIFAGHQLGAGTAAFGAGLSRTLLQSYLPAFFIAGALCVFAALIVLALARQPKLQPAAAST; from the coding sequence ATGATCTCGAACTGGCTCGCGGCAGCTTTGTCCCGCCGCAATATCCACTATGGCTGGGTGATGGTCGGCGTCACCTTCCTCACCGCGCTGATCAGCGCGGGCACGGTCGGCGCGCCCGGCGTGTTCATCATTCCCCTGCAGAAGGAGTTCGGCTGGAGCACGGCGGAGATCTCTTCGGCGCTGTCGATCCGCTTCATCCTGTTCGGCCTGATGGCGCCGTTCGCGGCCGCCCTGCTCAACCGCTACGGCCTGCGCAACGTCACGTTACTGGCCCAGCTTATCGTCGTCTCGGCGTTGCTCGCCTCGCTCGGCATGACTCAGGTCTGGCAACTCGTCGCACTCTGGGGCGTCGTGATCGGCATCGGCACCGGCATGACCGCGCTGGTGCTGGGCGCCACGATTGCCACGCGCTGGTTCGCCGCGCGGCGCGGTCTCGTCGTCGGCATTTTGACCGCGAGCGTCGCCACCGGCCAGCTCGTGTTCCTGCCGCTGCTCGCGAGCCTCACCGAGCGCTACGGCTGGCGGCTGGCGCTCGGCTTCGTCTGCATCGCGCTTGGCGTTTCGGCACTGGGCGTCCTCCTCGTCATGCGCGACCGTCCGAGCGATGTCGGCCTGCGCCCGTTCGGCGACGAGGGCACCGAGCCCCTGCCCGCTCCGCCCGTGAGCCACGGCTCGATCACCGGTGTGGCGCTCGGAACGCTGCGCGATGCGTCGAAGTCGCGCGCGTTCTGGATCCTGTTCGCGACCTTCTTCGTCTGCGGCGCTTCCACCAACGGTCTCGTCCAGGTGCACCTGATTCCGATGTGCCTCGATTTCGGTATCCCGCAGGTGCAGGCCGCCAGCCTGCTCGCGGCGATGGGCATCTTCGACTTCTTCGGCACCATCATGTCGGGCTGGCTGTCGGACCGTTACGACAACCGCTATCTGCTGTTCTGGTACTACGGCCTGCGCGGGCTCTCGCTGATCTTCCTGCCCTTCAGCGATTTCTCATTTTATGGCCTCTCGATCTTCGCGATGTTCTACGGGCTCGACTGGATCGCGACGGTGCCGCCGACGGTGCGGCTCACCGCGCAAAAGTTCGGGCCCGAACGCGCCAATCTGGTGTTCGGCTGGATCTTTGCCGGCCATCAGCTCGGCGCCGGCACCGCGGCGTTCGGCGCCGGTCTCTCGCGCACGCTTCTCCAGAGCTACCTGCCCGCGTTCTTCATCGCCGGTGCGCTCTGCGTGTTCGCCGCGCTGATCGTGCTGGCGCTCGCGCGGCAACCGAAGCTACAGCCAGCGGCGGCCTCGACCTAG
- a CDS encoding acetyl-CoA C-acyltransferase, with product MAEAADPVVIVSAARTPLGRFMGELSPLPAHKLGSHVIGAALERARLAPEKVDEVFMGCVLPAGQGQAPARQAARAAGLPDATGATTVNKVCGSGMKATMLAHDIIRAGSADIVVSGGMESMSNAPYLLAKARGGYRVGHDRIIDHMMMDGLEDAYETGRSMGDFGEATAESYQFTRKDQDAYAMETLSRARKAVEGGAFKAEIAPITLAEKAGPRIVANDEHPLKVDPAKIPGLKPAFRANGTITPAASSANADGAAALVLTKRSLADRDGLPVLAEIKGHATHSQEPQWFTTAPIPAIRKLRDKVGWTASDVDLFEINEAFAVVAMAAQRDLGIPRDKLNINGGACALGHPIGATGARLIVTLLHALEANNLKRGIAALCIGGGEATAIAVERLVR from the coding sequence ATGGCCGAAGCCGCCGATCCCGTCGTCATCGTCTCCGCCGCCCGCACCCCGCTCGGCCGCTTCATGGGCGAGTTGTCGCCGCTCCCCGCGCACAAGCTCGGATCGCACGTGATCGGCGCTGCGCTGGAGCGCGCGAGGCTGGCGCCGGAGAAGGTCGACGAGGTCTTCATGGGCTGCGTGCTGCCGGCAGGACAAGGCCAGGCGCCGGCGCGGCAGGCGGCGCGCGCAGCGGGTCTGCCCGACGCCACCGGCGCGACAACCGTCAACAAGGTCTGTGGCTCCGGGATGAAGGCGACCATGCTGGCGCACGACATCATCCGAGCCGGCTCGGCCGACATCGTCGTGTCCGGCGGCATGGAGAGCATGAGCAACGCGCCCTACCTGCTGGCCAAGGCACGCGGCGGCTATCGCGTCGGTCACGACCGCATCATCGACCACATGATGATGGACGGCCTCGAGGACGCTTACGAGACCGGCCGTTCCATGGGCGATTTCGGCGAGGCCACCGCGGAGAGTTACCAGTTCACCCGCAAGGACCAGGACGCCTACGCCATGGAGACGCTGAGCCGCGCGCGCAAGGCGGTCGAGGGCGGCGCGTTCAAGGCCGAGATTGCGCCGATCACGCTCGCGGAAAAGGCAGGTCCTCGCATCGTCGCCAATGACGAGCATCCGCTGAAGGTCGATCCGGCCAAGATCCCCGGCCTCAAGCCGGCATTCCGCGCCAACGGCACCATCACGCCGGCCGCCTCTTCCGCCAATGCCGACGGCGCGGCCGCGCTGGTGCTGACGAAGCGCTCGCTCGCCGATCGGGACGGCCTGCCCGTTCTCGCCGAGATCAAGGGTCACGCCACTCACAGCCAGGAGCCGCAATGGTTCACCACGGCGCCGATCCCGGCGATCCGCAAGCTGCGCGACAAGGTCGGCTGGACCGCCTCCGACGTCGACCTGTTCGAGATCAACGAGGCGTTTGCCGTGGTCGCAATGGCGGCGCAGCGTGACCTCGGCATTCCCCGTGACAAGCTAAACATCAATGGCGGCGCTTGCGCGCTCGGCCATCCCATCGGCGCCACCGGCGCGCGGCTGATCGTGACGCTGCTGCATGCGCTCGAGGCGAACAACCTCAAACGCGGCATTGCCGCGCTCTGCATCGGCGGCGGCGAAGCCACGGCGATCGCGGTGGAGCGGCTGGTGCGCTGA
- a CDS encoding enoyl-CoA hydratase — protein sequence MEMLNPHCGVTRDARGVVHLAICNAGPLNILGSPVTDAVREGLQQLASDRSIRVVVLRGQSEKSMIGGADIKEMARLDQRSAEVFISRLRDLCEAVRQFPAPMIARMPGWCLGGGLEVAAACDFRVAAHDAHFGMPEVRVGIPSVIHAALLPRLIGWARARWLVMTAENIDAPTALAWGLVDKVAPAGELDAAVEHLISALLECGPEALRSQKALLRQWEELPLTESVNLSVKVFGESFLTDEPTRLMGAFVNRKR from the coding sequence ATGGAAATGCTCAACCCCCACTGCGGCGTGACGCGCGACGCGCGCGGTGTCGTTCATCTCGCGATCTGCAACGCGGGCCCGCTCAACATTCTCGGCTCGCCGGTGACCGACGCGGTGCGCGAAGGCCTGCAGCAACTTGCATCCGACCGCAGCATCCGCGTCGTTGTGCTACGCGGCCAAAGCGAGAAGAGCATGATCGGCGGCGCCGACATCAAGGAGATGGCCAGGCTCGACCAGCGATCCGCCGAAGTCTTCATCAGCCGCCTGCGCGATCTCTGCGAAGCCGTGCGCCAGTTCCCGGCCCCCATGATCGCGCGCATGCCGGGCTGGTGCCTCGGCGGCGGGCTCGAAGTGGCCGCGGCTTGCGATTTTCGCGTCGCCGCGCATGACGCGCATTTCGGCATGCCGGAGGTGCGCGTCGGCATCCCCTCGGTTATCCACGCCGCGCTGCTACCGCGCCTGATCGGCTGGGCCCGCGCGCGCTGGTTGGTGATGACCGCCGAGAACATCGACGCGCCGACGGCGCTGGCCTGGGGACTGGTGGACAAGGTCGCCCCCGCGGGCGAGCTCGATGCCGCGGTCGAGCACCTTATCAGCGCGCTGCTGGAATGCGGCCCCGAAGCCTTGCGCTCGCAGAAGGCGCTGCTGCGGCAGTGGGAGGAACTGCCGCTGACGGAGTCGGTGAATCTGAGCGTGAAAGTGTTCGGCGAGTCGTTCCTGACGGACGAGCCGACGCGGCTGATGGGCGCGTTCGTGAACCGGAAGCGGTAG
- a CDS encoding PaaI family thioesterase → MTEPDQLDLFAPAQRRERVVDWQVPAPVAKVAMVLSGMDAMLGIRDGRLPPPPFAKLIGFTMAVVEPGRIVMELEPREDLENTIGLLHGATAAALIDTAMGCAISTRLEAGQSSVTLDLKMTFLRPLSVRSGVISAEGKVIKLGRQTSYTEGFVRDGKGGLAVHATATFSMIGSNLT, encoded by the coding sequence ATGACTGAACCCGATCAACTCGATCTGTTTGCGCCCGCACAGCGGCGTGAGCGCGTGGTGGACTGGCAGGTGCCGGCGCCGGTCGCGAAAGTGGCGATGGTTCTGTCGGGCATGGACGCGATGCTGGGCATTCGCGACGGCCGGCTGCCGCCGCCGCCTTTTGCGAAACTGATCGGCTTCACCATGGCCGTCGTCGAGCCGGGCCGGATCGTCATGGAGCTGGAGCCGCGCGAGGATCTCGAAAATACCATCGGCCTCCTGCACGGGGCGACGGCGGCGGCACTGATCGACACCGCGATGGGATGCGCGATCTCGACCCGGTTGGAAGCGGGGCAGAGCTCTGTGACGCTCGACCTGAAGATGACCTTCCTGCGTCCGCTCTCGGTTCGCTCAGGCGTGATTTCGGCCGAAGGCAAGGTGATCAAGCTCGGACGGCAGACCAGCTATACCGAAGGCTTCGTCCGGGACGGCAAGGGAGGCCTTGCGGTGCATGCAACTGCAACGTTTTCCATGATCGGAAGCAACTTAACTTGA
- a CDS encoding TetR/AcrR family transcriptional regulator, which yields MRYSREHKQETHDRIVKKASVRLREKGAHGIGVADLMKEAGLTHGGFYAHFDSREALVIEAFGYAMDRSMEHWRKLTDEVSPDKRLAMIADAYLSTLHRDNPGHGCSIPALGAEIARESPKARKAFAGKLDEMIEQLADNIPNVPRKSARKQAVATLATMAGTMLLARIAGSSELSDEVLKVGRDSALESSKREPKAAAVKKTKT from the coding sequence ATGCGCTACTCCCGGGAACACAAGCAGGAAACCCACGATCGCATCGTGAAGAAGGCCTCCGTGCGGCTGCGCGAGAAGGGGGCCCATGGTATCGGCGTCGCCGACCTCATGAAGGAGGCCGGGCTGACCCATGGCGGCTTCTACGCGCATTTCGATTCCCGCGAGGCGCTGGTGATCGAGGCGTTCGGTTATGCGATGGACCGCTCGATGGAGCACTGGCGCAAGCTCACCGACGAGGTCTCGCCGGACAAGCGGCTGGCGATGATCGCTGACGCCTACCTGTCGACACTGCATCGCGACAATCCCGGCCATGGCTGCTCGATTCCCGCGCTCGGTGCCGAGATCGCCCGCGAAAGCCCGAAGGCGCGAAAGGCATTTGCCGGCAAGCTCGACGAGATGATCGAGCAGCTGGCGGACAACATCCCGAACGTGCCGCGCAAGTCCGCGCGCAAGCAGGCGGTTGCGACGTTGGCGACGATGGCCGGCACCATGCTGCTGGCGCGCATCGCCGGGTCGAGCGAGCTCTCGGACGAGGTGTTGAAGGTGGGCCGGGACAGTGCGCTGGAGTCTTCGAAGCGCGAGCCGAAGGCGGCGGCAGTGAAGAAGACGAAGACCTAG
- a CDS encoding LysR family transcriptional regulator: MLDQGSIDWDDFRFVLAIVRGGSVSAAAKQLGVDHATVIRRVDRLEKHLSAKLFDRRKTGYLLTEAGQRVADSAEAMESTIVANQEQVGGSVARLTGTVRIGAPDGFGTAFLAPRLAPFADRYPDLDLQLVATARLFSLSKREADIAISLTMPKEGRIVGRKLLDYRLGLYAAPIYLDRFPKIASRQDLPQHRFVGYIEELLFTPELDYLPQVSPRISARFRSANLIAQLNATLSGFGIAVLPHFMASDYPQLVPVLPEEISITRTFWMLMHADSKDLARIRAVADYIGEIVERERALFAGR, translated from the coding sequence ATGCTGGATCAAGGTAGCATCGACTGGGACGACTTTCGCTTTGTGCTGGCCATCGTCCGGGGCGGCTCGGTTTCGGCTGCGGCAAAACAGCTCGGCGTGGACCACGCCACGGTGATCCGCCGCGTCGACCGGCTGGAGAAGCACCTTTCGGCCAAGCTGTTCGACCGGCGCAAGACCGGCTACCTCCTCACCGAGGCCGGCCAGCGCGTCGCCGACAGCGCGGAAGCGATGGAATCGACCATCGTCGCCAACCAGGAACAGGTCGGCGGCTCGGTGGCGCGGCTGACCGGCACGGTGCGGATCGGCGCGCCTGACGGGTTCGGCACCGCCTTCCTGGCGCCGCGGCTGGCCCCCTTCGCCGACCGGTATCCCGATCTCGATCTGCAACTTGTGGCAACCGCGCGGCTGTTCAGTCTCTCCAAGCGCGAGGCCGATATCGCCATCAGCCTGACGATGCCGAAGGAAGGCCGCATCGTCGGTCGCAAGCTGCTCGACTACCGCCTAGGCCTCTATGCCGCCCCCATTTACCTGGACCGCTTCCCGAAAATCGCCTCGCGGCAGGACCTGCCGCAGCACCGCTTCGTCGGCTACATCGAGGAACTCCTGTTCACGCCGGAGCTCGATTATCTGCCGCAGGTGTCGCCGCGGATCTCCGCGCGCTTCCGCAGCGCCAATCTGATCGCGCAGCTCAACGCCACGCTGTCGGGCTTCGGCATCGCGGTGCTGCCCCATTTCATGGCGAGCGATTATCCGCAACTCGTTCCGGTGCTGCCCGAGGAGATCTCGATCACGCGGACATTCTGGATGCTGATGCACGCCGACAGCAAGGATCTGGCGCGGATACGCGCGGTAGCGGATTACATCGGCGAGATCGTCGAGCGCGAACGGGCGTTGTTTGCGGGGCGGTAA
- a CDS encoding CoA-acylating methylmalonate-semialdehyde dehydrogenase has translation MRSVGHFIGGKEVKGTSGRTADVFEPMTGDVQAKVALASKAEVRAAVENARAAQPEWAATNPQRRARVMMKFVELVQRDYDKLAELLAREHGKTVPDAKGDIQRGLEVAEFACGIPHLMKGEYTEGAGPGIDIYSMRQALGVVAGITPFNFPAMIPMWKFAPAIACGNAFILKPSERDPGVPMMLAELMIEAGLPAGILNVVNGDKEAVDAILDDPDIKAVGFVGSTPIAQYIYERAAQTGKRCQCFGGAKNHAIIMPDADMDQAVDALIGAGYGSAGERCMAVSVAVPVGKSTADRLMEKLIPRVESLKIGTSIDPSADYGPLVTREAVEKVKGYIDIGIKEGATLAVDGRGFKMQGYENGFYLGGSLFDNVTKDMRIYKEEIFGPVLSVVRAHDYKEALALPSEHDYGNGVAIFTRDGDAARDFAAKVNVGMVGINVPIPVPIAYYTFGGWKKSGFGDLNQHGPDSVRFYTKTKTVTSRWPSGVKEGAEFSIPLMK, from the coding sequence ATGCGTTCAGTCGGACATTTCATCGGTGGCAAGGAAGTCAAGGGCACCTCTGGCCGTACCGCCGACGTTTTCGAGCCGATGACCGGTGACGTGCAGGCCAAGGTGGCGCTGGCGTCCAAGGCCGAGGTCCGCGCCGCTGTCGAGAACGCGCGCGCCGCGCAGCCCGAGTGGGCCGCGACCAATCCGCAGCGCCGCGCCCGCGTCATGATGAAATTCGTCGAGCTGGTGCAGCGCGACTACGACAAGCTCGCCGAACTGCTCGCGCGCGAGCATGGCAAGACCGTGCCCGACGCCAAGGGCGACATCCAGCGCGGCCTCGAGGTCGCCGAGTTCGCCTGCGGCATTCCGCATCTGATGAAGGGCGAATATACTGAAGGCGCCGGCCCCGGCATCGACATCTATTCGATGCGCCAGGCGCTCGGCGTCGTCGCCGGCATCACGCCGTTCAACTTCCCGGCGATGATCCCGATGTGGAAGTTCGCGCCCGCCATCGCCTGCGGCAACGCCTTCATCCTCAAGCCGTCCGAGCGCGATCCAGGCGTGCCGATGATGCTCGCCGAGCTGATGATCGAGGCGGGCCTGCCGGCCGGCATCCTCAACGTCGTCAACGGCGACAAGGAAGCCGTCGACGCGATCCTCGACGACCCCGACATCAAGGCCGTCGGCTTCGTCGGCTCCACGCCGATCGCGCAGTACATCTATGAGCGGGCCGCCCAGACCGGCAAGCGCTGCCAGTGTTTTGGCGGTGCCAAGAACCACGCCATCATCATGCCCGATGCCGACATGGACCAGGCCGTGGACGCGCTGATCGGCGCAGGCTACGGCTCGGCCGGCGAGCGCTGCATGGCCGTCTCCGTCGCGGTCCCGGTCGGCAAGTCCACCGCCGACCGTCTCATGGAAAAGCTGATCCCGCGCGTCGAGTCGCTCAAGATCGGCACCTCGATCGATCCGTCCGCCGATTACGGTCCGCTGGTGACGCGCGAGGCGGTCGAGAAGGTCAAGGGCTACATCGACATCGGCATCAAGGAAGGCGCTACGCTCGCCGTCGACGGTCGCGGCTTCAAGATGCAGGGCTACGAGAACGGCTTCTATCTCGGCGGTTCGCTGTTCGACAACGTCACCAAGGACATGCGGATCTACAAGGAAGAGATCTTCGGTCCGGTGCTCTCGGTGGTGCGCGCGCACGACTACAAGGAAGCGCTGGCACTGCCGTCCGAGCACGACTACGGCAACGGCGTCGCCATCTTCACCCGCGACGGCGACGCCGCGCGCGACTTCGCGGCCAAGGTCAACGTCGGCATGGTCGGCATCAACGTGCCGATCCCGGTGCCGATCGCCTATTACACCTTCGGCGGCTGGAAGAAGTCGGGCTTCGGCGATCTCAATCAGCACGGCCCGGATTCGGTCCGCTTCTACACCAAGACCAAGACGGTGACCTCGCGCTGGCCGTCCGGCGTCAAGGAAGGCGCGGAGTTCTCGATCCCGCTGATGAAGTAG
- a CDS encoding isobutyryl-CoA dehydrogenase — MQFALNEDQIAVRDMALAFAAEKIAPHALRWDEEKHFPVDVMREAATLGMGGIYIRDDVGGSAMTRFDAALIFEALATGCPTTSAFISIHNMASWMIDAYGSDAQRQTWLPKLCTMELIASYCLTEPGAGSDAAALRTRAVRDGDTYVLNGQKQFISGAGGTDLLVAMVRTGGDGPGGISTLVIDGKTPGVNYGANERKMGWNAQPTRAVMFENARVPVANRLGEEGIGFKIAMAGLDGGRLNITACSLGGAQTALDKARAYMKERKAFGKRLDEFQALQFRLADMAIELEAARTFLWRAAAALDRKDPDATMLCAMAKRFGTDVGFEVANQALQLHGGYGYLSEYGIEKIVRDLRVHQILEGTNEIMRLIVARKLIEGAR; from the coding sequence ATGCAATTCGCTCTGAACGAGGATCAGATCGCAGTTCGCGACATGGCGCTGGCGTTTGCGGCGGAAAAGATCGCGCCGCACGCGTTGCGCTGGGACGAGGAGAAGCATTTCCCCGTCGACGTGATGCGCGAGGCGGCGACGCTCGGCATGGGCGGCATCTACATCCGCGACGATGTGGGCGGATCCGCGATGACGCGGTTTGATGCGGCGCTGATCTTCGAGGCGCTGGCGACGGGGTGCCCGACCACCTCGGCCTTCATTTCCATTCACAACATGGCGAGCTGGATGATCGATGCCTATGGCAGCGACGCCCAGCGCCAGACATGGCTGCCGAAGCTCTGCACCATGGAGCTGATCGCGAGCTATTGCCTGACCGAGCCGGGCGCCGGCTCGGACGCGGCTGCGCTGCGCACCCGCGCGGTGCGCGACGGCGACACTTACGTCCTCAACGGCCAGAAGCAGTTCATCTCGGGCGCCGGCGGCACTGATCTGCTGGTCGCAATGGTGCGCACCGGCGGCGATGGCCCTGGCGGTATCTCCACCCTCGTCATCGACGGCAAGACTCCGGGCGTCAACTATGGCGCCAACGAGCGCAAGATGGGCTGGAACGCGCAGCCGACCCGCGCCGTGATGTTCGAGAACGCGCGCGTACCGGTAGCCAATCGCCTCGGCGAGGAAGGCATCGGCTTCAAGATCGCGATGGCCGGTCTCGACGGCGGCCGCCTCAACATCACCGCTTGCTCGCTGGGTGGTGCGCAGACCGCGCTCGACAAGGCGCGCGCCTACATGAAGGAGCGCAAGGCTTTCGGAAAGCGCCTCGACGAATTCCAGGCGTTGCAGTTCCGCCTCGCCGACATGGCGATCGAGCTCGAGGCCGCGCGCACGTTCCTGTGGCGGGCGGCTGCGGCGCTGGACCGGAAAGACCCCGATGCCACCATGCTGTGCGCGATGGCCAAACGCTTCGGCACCGATGTCGGTTTCGAGGTCGCCAACCAGGCGCTGCAGCTCCACGGCGGCTACGGTTACCTCAGCGAATACGGCATCGAGAAGATCGTGCGCGATCTGCGCGTGCACCAGATCCTCGAAGGCACCAATGAAATCATGCGGCTCATCGTGGCGCGCAAGCTGATCGAGGGCGCGCGATGA
- a CDS encoding enoyl-CoA hydratase/isomerase family protein, whose product MSSVEEGDLVARVEGAAGVIRLNRPKAINAVTLEMFRDIDKALDRFEADPAVALIVLEGAGERGLCAGGDIRTLWESSKAKGDLGKILWREEYILNARIKKFPKPYIAFMDGIVMGGGVGLSAHASHRIVTDRTRLAMPEVGLGFFPDVGGTYLLSRSPGEVGTYFGLTGQTMNGPDAIHAKFADSVVQVAKWPELREALTRVRPGATAAEVGKLINGFATGETAGPVAAKEPAIDALFGFDRMEDIFAALKRDGSEFALATLKTLSEKSPRGMVVTLKLLRLAREASSLEECLVREYRAALEVFRSDDFREGVRAAVIDKDRNPVWSPPRIEDVTPEMLAPYLAEIGADELKFN is encoded by the coding sequence ATGAGTTCGGTGGAAGAGGGCGATCTGGTCGCCCGCGTCGAGGGCGCGGCTGGCGTCATCAGGCTCAACCGTCCGAAGGCTATCAACGCCGTGACGCTGGAGATGTTTCGCGACATCGACAAGGCGCTCGACCGCTTCGAGGCCGATCCCGCCGTCGCATTGATCGTGCTGGAAGGTGCCGGCGAGCGCGGCCTGTGTGCCGGCGGTGACATCCGTACGCTCTGGGAGAGCTCGAAGGCCAAAGGCGATCTCGGCAAGATCCTTTGGCGCGAGGAATACATCCTCAACGCCCGGATCAAGAAATTCCCGAAGCCGTATATCGCGTTCATGGACGGTATCGTGATGGGCGGCGGTGTCGGGCTCTCAGCCCATGCCAGCCACCGCATCGTCACCGATCGCACCCGGCTCGCGATGCCCGAGGTCGGGCTCGGCTTCTTTCCGGATGTCGGGGGAACCTATCTGCTGTCGCGTTCGCCCGGCGAGGTCGGCACTTACTTCGGCCTGACCGGCCAGACCATGAACGGGCCCGACGCCATCCATGCGAAGTTCGCCGACTCCGTGGTGCAGGTGGCCAAATGGCCGGAGCTTCGCGAGGCGCTGACCAGGGTACGTCCAGGCGCAACTGCGGCCGAGGTCGGCAAGCTCATCAACGGCTTTGCGACCGGCGAGACCGCCGGGCCGGTGGCCGCGAAGGAGCCTGCTATCGACGCGTTGTTTGGCTTCGACCGCATGGAAGACATCTTTGCCGCACTGAAACGCGACGGCTCGGAGTTCGCGCTGGCGACCCTGAAGACGCTGAGCGAAAAATCGCCGCGCGGCATGGTGGTGACGCTGAAGCTGCTGCGGCTCGCGCGAGAGGCGTCAAGCCTGGAGGAATGCCTGGTCCGCGAATATCGCGCCGCACTCGAAGTGTTCCGCAGCGACGATTTCCGCGAGGGCGTGCGCGCGGCCGTGATCGACAAGGATCGCAACCCGGTCTGGTCGCCGCCGCGGATCGAAGATGTGACGCCAGAGATGCTTGCGCCGTATCTCGCCGAGATCGGTGCCGACGAGCTGAAATTCAACTAA